GACATCGGGAAATTTTTTGACCCAACGCTCATAATAGGGAATGACCGTGGTTACGGTTGTCTGCTGCAGCATGACTTCGGAAATCCAGATCCGGTAAGGGTCGCGGGTTTTTCTCCAGGGCAGATCGCGGGCGGCGGCACTGAACCACCGCATCAGACGCCTGGAAAAACTTTTCTGTGTTAATGGATATTTCATGATGGCCGGATCATCGTTGCGAGAAATTTCACGAATTGCGGATGATGCGCCAAAGGCTTGGTCATGCGAATTTTTATCCCGGGGTGGCGGAGGGTCGCGTTCCGGATGATCTTCGGGATATCCTGATCCGCGTGCTTGCCTGAATTCAAGAAATTCAAAAGGACGATGATTTCCGTGGCGCCATCCTGGACGCAGAGATCGATCCCGTGCGGAATATTGGGGGATTCTATTTCAAGAAAAGCATACCGGACGATCCCGCGCCCGCTCCTGCGCTTCAGGCGACGGGCCAGGGTGATGATTTCCTGCTTGGTTTTTGGAGAGTAGCTCCCGTGAGAAGCAAGGAGAACGGCTTTCATGCCAGGACCATTTTTAAAGGCTCGGAAGATTTGCGGATGGTCACCTCATCGCCCAGCCGCAGGGAATGCTTGAGATGGCTGCCGTCCACGTAAGCCACGCCGTCTTTCATGGCCGAGACCAGCGTCAATCTGTCCTGTGCTGTGAGGGTGCCTCCCCGAAGCTTGTGGGTTTGCCCAGTTTTATAATAGAGTTCCCTGGGCATGTACTGCCACCAGTCGCTCAACAGCGGCAGAATTTTTCCGCCGGCGGAGCGGATAGCCCCGGTCGAACCGGCGGCGGGAGAAATCCAGATGCCGGAACTCCTGTGCTCATCGCCGATCCCGCGGATTTTGAGAATGTACCGGCTCATCGTCGCCGGATTCTCATGACACACCAGGACGTCATTCAGGATGTTGAATGTGGCCCCTGTGTCCCGGATTTTCATTTTCAGCCGGTTCAAGATTTGCGTCCTGAATTTCCCGGAGAGAATGGAATCCAGGACTTTCCGGAATGTATGGCTGTTGGCGGCGCAAAACCGCCCCACGCTCCAGACCGGGTCTGAATTGATCCCCAGGATCAACTGGCGGGTGACCTGCTGGGCGGCCTCCAAAAAGGTCCCGTCCCCTCCGACCGTGAGGACAAAATCAAAACCGGAATAATCGATCATCCGTCCCCGCATTTCAGCGACATAGGAGATTTTCTTAACTCGAAGATATTGTTCTATCTCGGTCATGGTTCTGTAATGCTGGATATGAGTTCTCTGAAAGCGGGCCATGTTGTCGAAACGCGGCGATATCCAGCTGTACTTGACCCGTTTATCGGTAAAATAATGGGCGTATGTGCTTTTTTTGTAAAGCAGCAAAACATTTTTCATGGGATGGCGGCTCACGCGTGACCTGCCCTTCTGCCGGGAAAGCGGATTCTGGCCTGGAGGTCCCGGATCGACTCAAAAACGAGATCGGCATCCTGCAGATAGGCCCGCGGAAGCGAAGTTTCCAAAGCCAGACATTTGAGTCCGGCCGCTTTTGCGGCCGCGATCCCAAACGGAGCGTTTTCGATCACAATGGCCTGTCGCGGATCGATGGCGAGTTCCCGGAGGGCCTTTATAAACGGTTCCGGGTGTGGTTTGCCGTTGCCCACTTCGTCCCCGGTGACGGTGACGTCAAACAATTTATAGAGGGCATCCGGCAGGATTCGATGAAGTTCGTGCCTCGAGGTGCCGGTCACGAGCCCCAACCGATACCCCCTGCGGTGTAGAGAGCGGATGAAATTCCTGGCGCCGGGAATAAACCGTTGCCTGGAAATGGACTTGAAGAGTTCTTCCTTTTCTCTCAGAAGCCGCTGGGCTGTCCGGCGGCTATAAACGACGCCCTTCTCGCTGAAAATTTCCTGCAGACTCGTGATTCCGCGCTGCCCCTCGCGGCTGTAAATATCGTGGTGAGAAACGTGGACCCCCTCAGCGGCCAGGATTTCCCGCCAGGCCCTGAAATGGTCCGGCATGGTATGCGTGATCACGCCGTCCATGTCGAAAACGACCGCCTGGATATCCAGCCGGCCCTGATTTTTCTTCAAATCGATCATTTCTCTGATTCTTTCATGGCCTGTTGAGGAGAAGCGGCAAGACGATAAATATTCCCGTTGAAGGAACAAAAATAAAGTTCCTGATCTTGATCAACTCCAAAAGAAGAAATATACAAACCCGGGTCTGCGTGGATCAGCTTGTTGACCGTTGTTTTCTTCCCATCGGACGCCAAAGCCCAGATATTGCCGGACATAAAATCGGCGTAAATGTATTTGCCATATAAGCCGGGGATTTTTTTCCCCCGGTAGACATACCCGCCGGTGATGGACCGGCCTTTGTCGCTGGTATACTGCCAAACCGGCAGTTCAAGTCCGAGAGTGGAGCACCCCTGCGGAGGGTTAAAGCACTCCCGGCCTTCTAGAATATTCCAACCGTAATTCTTTCCCTTCCGGATGATATTCACTTCTTCCAGCGGTTTGTCCTGGCCCACGTCCCCGGCCCAAAGCTGTTTTGTGAGCGGATCAAAACTGAAACGCCAGGGATTGCGCAGGCCATAGGCGTAAATCTCTTCCCTGCCCCCCACAGCATGGCCGACAAACGGGTTGTCCGGCGGGATGCCATAGGCCCGGCCGGAAACAGGCCGGTCAACATCGATGCGTAAAATTTTCCCAAGCAGAGTTTTTAAATTTTGCCCGTTTCCATGGGGGTCGCCGCTCCCGCCACCGTCCCCCAACGCCACATAAAGGTATCCGTCCGGCCCGAAAGCAATCTGTCCGCCATTGTGATTGCCATACGGCTGCGGGACCTCCAGGATGATGCTTTGACTCTGAATATCCGCTTGCACCGGATTAGAAGCCGAGCGTTGGAATCTTGCCAAAACGCTCCTGCGCGGATCTTTTGCGGAATAATAAACATAAAAAAGACCATTTGTCCGGTATTGCGGATGAAACGCAAGCCCCAGCAGGCCTTCTTCCATGTGTCCGGCAAAGACCCTGTCGCGGATGTCCAAAAAAGCAGCCGTTGATTTTGTGGCCGGGATATTTTGAAAAACCCGGATCATGCCCTTTTGTTCAACGACAAACAACCGGTCGCTGCCATCAGGCGAATGCTGCAGGTCCACGGGTTGCTCAAAGGTCAGGTGCGGGAAGGCCTCCAGCGGAATGATCCCGGATACTCTCTCTGCGCGCCATAACCGCCCCAGCCGGTACCCGAGATTGCTCCAGGGACCCGCCAGAGACATCACCACGGCCGCCAGAAATAAAAGGCCGAGGGCTGTCACTACGCATAATCTTTTACGAGTCATAGGCGCAACCCTGTTTCCCTCCGGATCAGAGACAGACAATCCCTTGGGCTACTGACCGCCGTCACCTAAGTCCTCTAAAATCACTTGATGCTCGGCGACCCAGGCCTCGTACCCGCCTGTCAGACTGTAAACTGTTTTGAACCCGTTTTGAAAAAAATATTCTGCCGCGGACTGGCTGCTGATTCCGTGATAACAATAACAGATCAGCGGCTTATTCCGGTCCGCCTGAGTCATGAATTCTTTGACTGATTGCGGACCCACGGACAGGGCCCCTGGCAGGTGTCCTTCGCTGTAAGTCCTGGGATCGCGGATATCCACAACCAACACCTGACCATTTTTGATCATGTTTTTTGCGCTTTGAACATCGATGGACTGGGCCGGCATAGAGTTCTTCTTTCAAATCATGTAAATTGTTGTAAATTCAAGGCTTATCATACTAAAAAA
This window of the Candidatus Omnitrophota bacterium genome carries:
- a CDS encoding CbiX/SirB N-terminal domain-containing protein; the encoded protein is MKAVLLASHGSYSPKTKQEIITLARRLKRRSGRGIVRYAFLEIESPNIPHGIDLCVQDGATEIIVLLNFLNSGKHADQDIPKIIRNATLRHPGIKIRMTKPLAHHPQFVKFLATMIRPS
- a CDS encoding NAD(+)/NADH kinase, translating into MKNVLLLYKKSTYAHYFTDKRVKYSWISPRFDNMARFQRTHIQHYRTMTEIEQYLRVKKISYVAEMRGRMIDYSGFDFVLTVGGDGTFLEAAQQVTRQLILGINSDPVWSVGRFCAANSHTFRKVLDSILSGKFRTQILNRLKMKIRDTGATFNILNDVLVCHENPATMSRYILKIRGIGDEHRSSGIWISPAAGSTGAIRSAGGKILPLLSDWWQYMPRELYYKTGQTHKLRGGTLTAQDRLTLVSAMKDGVAYVDGSHLKHSLRLGDEVTIRKSSEPLKMVLA
- a CDS encoding HAD family phosphatase codes for the protein MIDLKKNQGRLDIQAVVFDMDGVITHTMPDHFRAWREILAAEGVHVSHHDIYSREGQRGITSLQEIFSEKGVVYSRRTAQRLLREKEELFKSISRQRFIPGARNFIRSLHRRGYRLGLVTGTSRHELHRILPDALYKLFDVTVTGDEVGNGKPHPEPFIKALRELAIDPRQAIVIENAPFGIAAAKAAGLKCLALETSLPRAYLQDADLVFESIRDLQARIRFPGRRAGHA
- a CDS encoding PQQ-dependent sugar dehydrogenase, coding for MTRKRLCVVTALGLLFLAAVVMSLAGPWSNLGYRLGRLWRAERVSGIIPLEAFPHLTFEQPVDLQHSPDGSDRLFVVEQKGMIRVFQNIPATKSTAAFLDIRDRVFAGHMEEGLLGLAFHPQYRTNGLFYVYYSAKDPRRSVLARFQRSASNPVQADIQSQSIILEVPQPYGNHNGGQIAFGPDGYLYVALGDGGGSGDPHGNGQNLKTLLGKILRIDVDRPVSGRAYGIPPDNPFVGHAVGGREEIYAYGLRNPWRFSFDPLTKQLWAGDVGQDKPLEEVNIIRKGKNYGWNILEGRECFNPPQGCSTLGLELPVWQYTSDKGRSITGGYVYRGKKIPGLYGKYIYADFMSGNIWALASDGKKTTVNKLIHADPGLYISSFGVDQDQELYFCSFNGNIYRLAASPQQAMKESEK
- the glpE gene encoding thiosulfate sulfurtransferase GlpE, which gives rise to MPAQSIDVQSAKNMIKNGQVLVVDIRDPRTYSEGHLPGALSVGPQSVKEFMTQADRNKPLICYCYHGISSQSAAEYFFQNGFKTVYSLTGGYEAWVAEHQVILEDLGDGGQ